One Manduca sexta isolate Smith_Timp_Sample1 chromosome 26, JHU_Msex_v1.0, whole genome shotgun sequence genomic region harbors:
- the LOC115454372 gene encoding X-linked retinitis pigmentosa GTPase regulator encodes MTDDIPETGAVFTFGKSHFADNEPSHFFIKNDPIVAISCGDEHSAVICQNGRVFVFGANTWGQLGLGHKEVVTRPSCVKWLKPQRAMFVACGRAHTVFVTDTNAIHTVGCNDEGQLGTGDLEHHTVPQYVELNQPATIKQVSAGSNHTAILTEEGRVYMCGSNSEGQLGLGEDTRSAVKFTELRFMETIAFVECGYYHTVFITSKGAVFVTGDNENQKLGLPNTAITVYVPQLLPIDTAIKSACCGASHTFLLSMDETKILAFGSNEKGQLGMPRDIEYVTEPKEIDMEQMFDGFQLKLVACGAMHTAFVTDNGLLYTCGEARHNKLCLEDIDNANSHDVVLNQYTPKRVTAMNGHIVDNVACGGCHTLLTATKGSNADFTNNDFNIVNETTRQIVLAELPPLKVPVMNKIEEPYTTEDVINSNAEAQHNTEPDHLNGNTNEETGSIDSLEANVSGSHIVNINDLETENGSTHDVADINKDEIDRPSRMSHIEPMDVIESMDTVVDTAYENIQNTAKEVTAETKNKIDDTVKNVTDAAKDKVEVVEEFVKKSVPLSPGKHEEAKKILSVPSQVDDIANSPPPKTPILPELLHIPDLSQISPVLSKHSDEKSETGQSENETIPCGSDKSSPQGDKTAKTQAVMPIVRSDDHIDMQVDAEHREDSDVVVNKLQEKGRFARLFQSIRDKENSCMGKGKVIEENIVETVNEGVDNAEKSIHKVEETVETEIRNQTNSRTCTIL; translated from the exons AAACCGGTGCGGTTTTCACGTTCGGCAAGTCGCACTTCGCGGACAACGAGCCGAGCCACTTCTTCATCAAGAACGACCCGATAGTCGCCATTTCCTGCGGTGACGAGCACAGCGCTGTTATATGTC AGAATGGACGAGTGTTCGTATTCGGGGCAAACACCTGGGGCCAACTGGGGCTCGGACACAAAGAAGTGGTGACCAGGCCCAGCTGCGTAAAATGGCTGAAGCCGCAGCGAGCTATGTTCGTCGCATGCGGGCGGGCGCATACTGTGTTTGTTACAG ACACAAACGCGATACACACAGTGGGATGCAACGACGAGGGTCAACTCGGCACAGGAGACCTGGAACATCACACCGTCCCACAGTACGTGGAACTCAACCAGCCCGCCACCATCAAGCAGGTGTCGGCCGGGAGTAACCACACTGCCATACTCACTG AGGAGGGTCGCGTGTACATGTGCGGCTCCAACTCGGAGGGGCAGCTCGGGCTGGGTGAGGACACACGCTCCGCCGTCAAGTTCACGGAGCTGCGGTTCATGGAGACCATCGCATTCGTCGAGTGCGGATACTACCACACCGTTTTCATTACCA gCAAAGGTGCCGTGTTCGTTACCGGTGACAACGAAAACCAAAAATTAGGCCTTCCAAACACAGCTATCACCGTCTACGTGCCACAACTTCTGCCCATAGACACGGCCATAAAAAGCGCTTGCTGTGGCGCCTCACACACGTTTCTATTGTCAATGGACGAGACCAAAATACTAGCGTTCGGGTCAAACGAGAAAGGGCAACTAGGAATGCCCCGAGACATCGAATATGTCACTGAACCCAAAGAAATTGATATGGAGCAAATGTTCGACGGGTTTCAGTTAAAACTGGTCGCCTGCGGGGCGATGCACACGGCGTTTGTTACAG ACAACGGACTACTTTACACGTGTGGCGAGGCGCGACACAACAAACTGTGCTTGGAGGATATCGACAACGCCAATTCACACGACGTCGTACTCAATCAATACACACCTAAGCGGGTCACAGCGATGAATGGGCACATTGTTGATAACGTAGCGTGCGGCGGCTGCCACACGCTGCTCACCGCCACCAAGGGCTCTAATGCCGACTTTACTAACAACGACTTCAACATCGTCAACGAAACCACCAGGCAGATCGTCCTCGCAGAGCTGCCGCCCTTAAAAGTACCAGTGATGAACAAAATAGAAGAACCGTACACGACAGAGGACGTGATCAACTCCAACGCCGAAGCACAACACAATACTGAACCCGACCACTTGAACGGCAATACGAACGAGGAGACCGGATCGATAGACTCATTAGAAGCAAACGTCAGCGGGTCGCATATCGTAAACATAAACGACCTTGAGACCGAAAATGGTAGCACGCATGACGTGGCCGACATAAACAAAGACGAAATCGATCGACCCTCCCGTATGTCGCATATTGAACCAATGGACGTCATTGAAAGCATGGACACTGTCGTAGACACAGCCTacgaaaatatacaaaatacagcCAAAGAAGTGACTGcagaaactaaaaataaaattgatgataCAGTTAAAAATGTGACTGACGCAGCTAAAGACAAAGTAGAAGTGGTCGAAGAATTTGTGAAGAAATCCGTACCATTATCTCCTGGAAAACACGAAGAAGCAAAGAAAATTCTGAGTGTACCCAGTCAGGTTGATGACATCGCAAATTCGCCGCCGCCGAAGACGCCCATACTTCCAGAATTACTACATATTCCAGATCTATCTCAAATCAGTCCAGTTTTAAGTAAACACAGTGACGAAAAAAGTGAAACTGGACAATCCGAAAACGAAACGATCCCGTGCGGTTCGGACAAATCTAGCCCACAAGGTGATAAGACAGCTAAGACACAAGCTGTGATGCCGATAGTTAGGAGTGACGATCACATCGACATGCAAGTGGACGCAGAGCATCGTGAAGATAGTGATGTTGTAGTTAACAAGTTACAAGAGAAAGGTCGATTTGCACGGCTATTCCAGTCGATAAGAGATAAAGAAAACTCGTGTATGGGAAAAGGCAAAGTCATTGAAGAAAACATTGTAG